The Candidatus Latescibacter sp. genome has a segment encoding these proteins:
- the rpsL gene encoding 30S ribosomal protein S12 has product MPTINQLIRKGRSTQKARSSAPALKSCPQKRGVCTRVYTATPKKPNSALRKIARVKLSNGIEVTAYIPGEGHNLQEHSIVLVRGGRVKDLPAVRYHIVRGTLDTVGVDGRRKSRSKYGAKRPKS; this is encoded by the coding sequence GTGCCGACAATCAATCAGTTGATACGAAAAGGGCGTTCGACTCAGAAAGCCAGGAGTTCGGCTCCGGCTCTGAAATCATGCCCGCAGAAACGGGGCGTCTGTACCCGTGTGTATACGGCCACTCCGAAAAAACCGAACTCCGCTCTCCGTAAGATAGCCCGTGTGAAGCTTTCCAACGGTATCGAAGTGACCGCTTATATACCCGGCGAGGGGCATAATCTTCAGGAGCATTCGATTGTACTTGTGCGCGGAGGCAGGGTGAAGGATTTGCCGGCTGTCCGTTATCACATTGTGCGCGGCACTCTTGATACGGTGGGAGTTGACGGAAGGCGTAAATCCCGCTCCAAGTATGGCGCCAAGCGTCCGAAATCCTAA
- the rpoC gene encoding DNA-directed RNA polymerase subunit beta', with amino-acid sequence MNSPKQTIQGKTEFNAIRIQLASPERIREWSFGEVTKPETINYRSFKPERDGLFCERIFGPVKDWECQCGKYKRIRYRGVVCDRCGVEITQAKVRRDRMGHIELAVPVAHIWYLKSLPSRISYLLDISVRNIERVIYYEAYIVLEPGNSDRKAGDLLTEEELMDLEDQGKEFKAEMGAGAIKSLLTQIDIAELSASLRAQVKIETSAQLKQEALKRLKVVEAFRQSANKPQWMIMGVIPVIPPDLRPLVPLEGGRFATSDLNDLYRRVINRNNRLRKLIEIKAPDVILRNEKRMLQEAVDALFDNGRRTRAVRGDGNRALKSLSDLLKGKQGRFRQNLLGKRVDYSGRSVIVVGPELKLHQCGLPKSMALELFKPFIIRRLNQRDERTTIKHAKKLVERSSPEVWDILEELCQDHFVLLNRAPTLHRLGIQAFLPVLIEGKALQLHPLVCAAFNADFDGDQIAVHLPLSFEAQIEANVLMLASNNILSPASGKPIVVDKPQCIALGCYYLTKMSDDPRGEGRIFANEAEAKMAFETGLISLNTKMKVRLNGKVYETTVGRLVFNNIMPVGSPFLNRNVDAGTMKKIVAETFRKNGRQVTVDFLDALKDMGFRYATYSGISIGIEDVIIPDEKHKLVKEANSRVNEIREKYENGIISDGERANQTIDEWSHTAARVAQTVFETLRQSEGGFNPLFMMADSGARGSQDQIKQLAGMRGLMQKPQKKITGGYGDFIEAPITSNFREGLSVLEYFISTHGSRKGLADTALKTAEAGYLTRRLVDVAQDCIVIEEDCGTYHGIEMSALKEGEQVVEKLGDRLYGRIPLEDIIDPESGKIICHTNDLIYDEMVKEINDSTLDTILIRSVLTCESRRGICSKCYGLNLAKIKLVDIGEAVGVIAAQSIGEPGTQLTLRTFHIGGAGERLSQQSEITVKKGGKVVFSENLSWVRYDVRIKVVTTRSGEIIIEDKTGRIINTYKVPYGSRLTVNDGDWIEDGASIYTWEPNHTLIVTDKAGVAHFENVIEGITFRFEVDAETGHRQRFVIDQRNRTITPHIDILDSEGNKLRAYYLSVGSRIMVDDSQALRAGETLAMIQNERFKTRDITSGLPRVAELFEARKPKDPAIISEIDGIVEIGGLVRGSRKVMVRGENEFVREYLIPYGKHLLVFEGDYVKAGERLTEGAVIPHDILRINGIHRVQEYLLNEIQEVYRLQGVKINDKHIEIIVRQMLQKVQVVDPGDTNFLEGAQVDKLTFTEANNRVVDEGGEPATFEPLLLGITKASLFTESFVSAASFQETTRVLTEAAIQGKVDKLKGLKENVIIGHLIPAGTGMMRYRDIRMVTPADEFDEMLGIERPPEIITKELTEDDIVAPINDKGDE; translated from the coding sequence GTGAACAGCCCCAAACAAACAATACAGGGAAAAACGGAATTTAACGCGATACGCATTCAGCTTGCTTCACCGGAAAGAATCCGCGAATGGTCGTTCGGGGAGGTAACCAAGCCGGAAACCATTAATTACCGGTCATTCAAACCGGAGCGGGACGGCCTTTTCTGCGAGCGGATTTTCGGCCCGGTCAAAGACTGGGAGTGCCAGTGCGGGAAATACAAGCGCATCCGGTACCGCGGAGTGGTATGCGATCGCTGCGGCGTAGAGATCACCCAGGCCAAAGTCCGCCGTGACCGCATGGGACACATCGAGCTCGCGGTTCCTGTGGCTCATATCTGGTATCTCAAAAGCCTGCCTTCCCGGATTTCCTATCTGCTCGACATCAGTGTAAGAAATATCGAGCGGGTGATTTACTATGAAGCATATATTGTCCTCGAACCGGGTAATAGCGACCGGAAAGCCGGGGATCTTTTGACCGAAGAGGAATTAATGGATCTGGAAGACCAGGGAAAAGAATTCAAGGCAGAGATGGGCGCCGGCGCGATCAAGTCGCTCCTCACCCAGATAGATATTGCTGAACTTTCCGCCAGTCTCCGCGCCCAGGTTAAAATAGAAACTTCGGCCCAGCTCAAGCAGGAAGCGCTGAAACGCCTGAAGGTAGTGGAAGCTTTCCGTCAGTCCGCAAACAAACCGCAATGGATGATCATGGGTGTTATCCCGGTTATTCCGCCGGATTTACGGCCACTTGTTCCCCTGGAGGGAGGACGATTCGCCACTTCGGACCTGAATGATCTCTACCGCCGGGTGATCAACCGTAATAACCGTCTTCGAAAGCTCATCGAGATCAAAGCCCCGGATGTGATTCTCCGCAACGAGAAACGGATGCTTCAGGAAGCAGTGGACGCTTTGTTCGACAACGGCCGGCGGACCCGCGCTGTCCGCGGCGACGGCAACCGGGCGCTCAAGAGCCTTTCGGACCTTCTTAAAGGGAAGCAGGGGCGGTTCCGTCAGAATCTCCTGGGCAAGCGGGTCGATTATTCGGGCCGGTCGGTGATTGTGGTGGGACCGGAACTGAAGCTTCATCAGTGCGGGCTTCCCAAATCCATGGCGCTCGAGCTTTTCAAACCGTTCATCATCAGGCGGCTGAACCAGCGTGACGAGCGGACGACCATCAAGCATGCCAAGAAACTGGTCGAGCGCTCTTCTCCGGAGGTGTGGGATATTCTGGAAGAGCTTTGCCAGGATCACTTCGTCCTTTTGAACCGTGCACCCACCCTGCACCGTCTGGGTATTCAGGCGTTTCTTCCGGTTCTCATCGAAGGCAAGGCGCTGCAGCTTCATCCGCTGGTGTGCGCGGCGTTCAACGCGGACTTCGACGGCGACCAGATTGCTGTGCATCTGCCGTTGTCGTTCGAGGCGCAGATCGAGGCTAACGTCCTCATGCTCGCCAGCAATAATATCCTTTCGCCTGCTTCCGGGAAACCCATTGTGGTGGACAAACCCCAGTGTATCGCCCTGGGATGCTACTACCTCACCAAGATGTCCGATGATCCCCGCGGCGAGGGAAGGATTTTTGCCAATGAAGCGGAAGCAAAAATGGCTTTCGAGACGGGACTCATATCCCTCAACACCAAAATGAAAGTGCGGCTTAACGGCAAAGTTTATGAAACGACCGTGGGACGGCTGGTATTCAATAACATCATGCCTGTGGGTTCTCCGTTCCTCAACCGGAATGTCGACGCCGGAACCATGAAGAAGATTGTGGCCGAAACATTCCGCAAGAACGGCCGTCAGGTTACTGTAGATTTCCTGGATGCACTGAAAGACATGGGATTCCGGTATGCCACCTACTCCGGAATCTCGATCGGAATCGAGGATGTGATAATCCCGGATGAAAAACACAAGCTGGTGAAGGAAGCCAATTCGCGGGTAAATGAAATCCGCGAGAAATATGAAAACGGTATCATCTCCGACGGTGAGCGGGCCAACCAGACCATAGACGAGTGGTCGCATACGGCCGCCCGGGTGGCACAGACAGTGTTCGAGACGCTCCGTCAGTCGGAAGGCGGTTTCAACCCGCTCTTCATGATGGCGGACTCGGGAGCGAGAGGGTCTCAGGACCAGATCAAGCAGTTGGCCGGAATGCGCGGACTCATGCAGAAACCGCAGAAGAAAATTACCGGCGGATACGGCGACTTTATCGAGGCGCCCATCACCTCGAACTTCCGTGAAGGGCTCAGTGTGCTTGAGTACTTCATTTCCACCCACGGTTCCCGCAAGGGTCTGGCGGATACGGCGCTCAAAACCGCGGAAGCCGGATACCTCACGAGAAGGCTTGTGGATGTGGCCCAGGACTGCATTGTGATCGAAGAAGACTGCGGGACCTATCACGGGATCGAGATGTCCGCGCTCAAAGAAGGCGAGCAGGTGGTGGAGAAACTCGGCGACCGTCTCTATGGACGCATTCCGCTTGAAGATATTATCGATCCGGAAAGCGGCAAAATCATCTGCCATACCAATGATCTTATCTATGACGAGATGGTGAAGGAGATCAACGATTCCACCCTGGACACCATTCTCATCCGTTCGGTGTTGACCTGTGAATCGCGCCGCGGCATTTGCTCCAAGTGTTACGGGCTGAATCTGGCCAAGATCAAGCTGGTCGATATAGGCGAGGCTGTGGGAGTGATTGCCGCGCAGTCTATCGGCGAACCGGGCACACAGCTCACTCTCCGCACGTTCCATATTGGAGGAGCAGGCGAACGTTTGTCCCAACAGTCCGAGATAACTGTTAAAAAGGGCGGAAAGGTTGTATTCAGCGAGAATCTGTCCTGGGTACGGTACGATGTGCGGATAAAGGTGGTAACCACCCGTAGCGGTGAAATTATCATCGAAGACAAGACCGGCCGGATCATCAATACCTACAAGGTTCCCTACGGTTCCAGGCTCACGGTGAATGACGGGGACTGGATAGAAGATGGCGCAAGCATCTATACCTGGGAGCCGAACCATACCCTTATCGTTACCGACAAGGCGGGCGTCGCCCACTTTGAAAATGTGATCGAAGGTATAACTTTCCGGTTTGAAGTGGATGCGGAAACCGGTCATCGGCAGCGGTTTGTTATCGACCAGCGGAACAGGACCATTACCCCGCACATCGATATTCTCGACAGCGAGGGGAACAAGCTCCGCGCGTACTACCTTTCGGTCGGGTCCCGAATCATGGTGGATGACAGCCAGGCGCTCCGTGCCGGTGAAACGTTGGCCATGATCCAGAACGAGCGGTTTAAAACCCGCGACATTACCAGCGGCCTGCCCCGTGTGGCCGAGCTCTTCGAGGCAAGGAAACCCAAGGACCCGGCGATCATATCCGAAATCGACGGTATTGTCGAGATCGGCGGACTGGTCAGAGGCTCCCGCAAAGTGATGGTCAGGGGTGAGAACGAATTCGTCCGCGAATATCTGATACCTTATGGGAAGCATCTACTGGTATTTGAAGGCGACTATGTGAAAGCAGGAGAACGGTTGACCGAAGGCGCGGTGATTCCTCACGATATTCTGCGCATTAATGGAATTCACCGTGTTCAGGAATACCTCCTGAATGAAATTCAGGAAGTGTACCGTTTGCAGGGAGTGAAGATCAATGATAAGCATATCGAGATCATCGTCCGTCAGATGCTGCAAAAAGTGCAGGTAGTCGACCCGGGCGACACGAACTTCCTGGAAGGCGCCCAGGTGGACAAATTAACGTTCACCGAAGCGAATAACCGGGTAGTGGATGAAGGCGGAGAGCCGGCTACGTTCGAGCCGCTGCTCCTCGGCATAACCAAGGCTTCTCTCTTCACCGAGTCATTCGTTTCTGCGGCATCGTTCCAGGAAACGACCCGTGTTTTGACCGAAGCGGCTATTCAGGGCAAGGTCGATAAGCTCAAGGGACTCAAGGAGAATGTGATTATCGGACACCTTATCCCTGCGGGTACCGGGATGATGAGATACCGCGACATCCGGATGGTTACCCCGGCGGATGAGTTCGATGAGATGCTCGGTATTGAGCGCCCTCCTGAAATCATTACCAAGGAGCTGACAGAAGATGACATTGTTGCGCCGATCAATGACAAAGGGGACGAATAG